ATGTGTTTCTCATGAttcattcttcaatttatttatattttgaaacatcaGCTTGGTTCAATTGGACAGAGTTGAGAAGTGTTGTTCCCCAGATAAAGCAAAGTTTACATGACcgaaaatattttgaaactcACAAGTGGCAGGTGTTAAGAGGCATAGCTCAATTCCTGTTGGTGGCGCTAGTTTCATTATGGTGGTTTATGTTGCTAATGACGAATGTGTATTTCCATtctattgttgaaaagttaTCGGGGTTGGTATTTGGATATTTTGGCGTAATTGCAGTGTATGTGTTGCCCAGATGGTTTTAGGTAATGATAAGCGAGTTCATAAAGGGACTAGACATAATAAAGTGTGTAAAAAGGAAAAGTTATACTTAGAAGATAAATATTAATTACTGTTTAAGGGAATTGAGTATGTAGCGGTTTGTGGTTGGATACAGTTCTTCGTGTGGCAAATCAGAGGTGTGGCTCTTTCATGGCGCTCTTCACGGCGCTTGGACCTCCGGGTCGAGGCAATATCGAGCATATCTACCACGATACGCATTGAAGTGGCTTCGGGCGCCCCCTCGTATAAAGGTAAGGGGAAGTGACCAAATTGCTAAATCACGAACTGTGGCTCTCGAGATACAATTTTCACACAAAAACGATTGGTCTTGAATTAAGGTCCTACAACAACGAAGAGGCTCTTTATTCTTTTAGTCCACTGTGGCTGCCTATTGTAAAGATGCCgcacaatatcaaaattgcgaaaagaaaaaagaaattattgtttttcatttgaCACAATGTCAAAATTCGAATTTTCTTAAATGGCTTCAGATACAGATGACAAATACACAACATTATTTAAGATCTtcttgtattgtttttttcaGAGAAAAGATGCACGTGAGATGATGAACATTGTATCACGTACAAAACGGCGTTTGGGACCTAATGATTGTGTGAATGACAGTCTTATTGTACAATTCGGAGTTACGAATTCTCGCATCTCCCTATCAATGATATAAAATGGATATCATATACGCTAAGAGAATAATAggattgaatattttgtaaTTATTGCCAAGAACAATATAGATATCAGGACCGCTAAGATGAGTAAAAAGCTGGATCTCGAAATCACACAAAAGGTATCGGAAGTTGATCATTCCTATGACCAAACTAAAAACTCATCTTCcgaaattgatgttgaatcaTCAACCAGCAAAGAGTCATTGTTAGAGCCAGATGTTGCTGAACTACCCAGAATTGTTCGTGAAATTGTACCTTTGGAGGATGACCCAACTATACCTGTGTTGACATTTAGATACTTCATATTATCAATCATATTCATTGTGCCTGGTGCTTTCATAGACACAATGAACTCGTTTAGAACTACATCAGCTgcttattcaatttttttcgTCCAGATTGCCAGTCACTGGGTTGGGAAATGGTTAGCAAAAGTATTACCAGATAAAAAAGTTGGATTTGGTCGCTATAAATTCAGTTTGAACCCAGGACCATGGTCCATCAAAGAAACGGCTATGATCACAATAACTGCAAGCTCTGGAGCTACTGGATCACAAGGGATCAACTCGTTAGCTTTAGCTGAGATCTACTATGGCGAGACTGTTAATGCGGCAGTGGCAATTTTCTTTATGTGGACAATTGTCTATGTTGGTTATTCCTATGCTGCTCTTGcaagaaattttttgcTATATGATCCACAATTCATTTGGCCCCAAGCATTGGTGCAAACAACATTGTTTCAAACCCAAAATAAATCTGATACTGATTCAAAACAAGGTTCAAAGCAAATGAGAgtatttttctttgtattGATTGGAGTTTGCATCTGGCATTTCTTTCCTGAATATGTTTGGCCAATGACATCATCATTAGCATTCTTGTGTTGGGTTGCGCCAGAAAACTACACTGCCAATTTCATTGGATCTGGTTTAGGTGGTATGGGGTTTATGAATATCACATTAGACTGGTCCAATAttacttcatcaattatGTTATATCCTTATTGGGTACAAGTAATCCAGTTTATTGCGTTTATCCTAAGTGCTTGGATTTTAATTCCCCTGGTTAAATGGGGTAATTTATcagatttcaaatttggtttaATGTCAAATAGTCTTTTCTTGTCCAATGGAACCAAATATCCAACTACAGAATTATTGACTCCagatttgcaattgaatgTAACCAGATATGAAGAGTTAGGTCATGTTCATTTGGGAGCTCAAAGAGCATGGAATATGTTTTTCGATTATGCAGCTTACGTTTCTGGGTTTACATgggttgttgtttttggttACAAAAGTTTATCTACATCATTTAAGAAATTGGTTGcttcaagaaaagaaaaggggTCATTGAGTTTGCAATATACTGATCGATTGAACAAGCTTCAAAGTGCCTATAAAGAGGTTCCTTTGTATTGGTACGTCATTTTATTCATTGCATCGTTCATCACATTGTTGGTAATCCTTGCCACTGATAGTTTGTTTATGCCATGGTGGTGTATGATTGTTGGATTAGCTTTTGGTATGGTTATTGTTACTCCACTTGCATGGTTATACGCATTAtccaattttcaacttgcCATTGGTACGTTTAATGAGTTATTATACGGGTATATGATTCAGAGTAAAGCTCTGAGACATCCTGCAGGAGCAACAGTTTACGGTGCCATTGCTGGTGATGCATGGTACAGAGCACAATATATTttacaagatcaaaaaattggccACTATATGCATTTACCACCAAAAGCAGTGTTTTTTTCACAAATCTTTGGTGAATTGATTGGTGTACCAATCAACTATGCCGCATTGAGATGGGTATTGTCGTCAAAAAAGGATTTTCTTAATGGAACAAAGGTTGAtactcttcatcaatggaCAGGACAACAAATCGTCTCGTACAACACCAATGCCATCCAATACGTTGTCCTTGGTCCCACGAGGTTATTCAAAAACTATCAAGTATTACCTTATGGATTTTTGGTAGGTGCATTGGCACCCTTGGTCATATATGGGCTTTACAGATTGTTCCCCAAATCAAAGCTCAAGTTCAACTTGTGGAACACCACTGTATTTTTCTCTACATTATCCTCATTTTATGGGAACATATCTACAGGTCCATTTTCAcaatttgttggtggtACTATCACAATGTTTTACGCATACAGGTATAAACACGACTTGTGGAAGAAATACAATTACTTGTTGGCAGCTGCTATTGACACTGGTTATAACTTGGccattttgttgattttcatcatattcGCTTCAGGAAAGACGATAACCATGCCAAATTGGTGGGGAAATAACGAACAAAGTGTTGAGAGGTGTTTTGCTTTGGCCAAAGCTTCATAAATTGTATGAGTAATAGATTTTAATATGTACttattttttgcaaccaaacGTCACTCTTTCAGCATAACCAATACAATGCACGGAACAGACTACCAGAGTAAGATAGAGTTCACTCTTCACAAGCGGGACCATTCATTAGGCTTGCTTTGGCTAATATGTGAAATCTTTTGCGTTGGTTGTTTAGCGTTGGCTGTATTCTTATTACTCATGTCATGTACACCACTCGAACCAAATGGTCCAAACACTATCGagatcaaaattgaagcGGACTCAgattttgccaaaaacACGTTAGAGTTGATTCAGCAGTCACTCAAGTTTGCCACTTACTTGTCCAACGATTTAAGCTCATTTGCGAATCGATCTGCAAGTGATtcaattttacaacaattggacACCTTGTACAATGGAAACACCTATCATTTGAATACTTTTGGATATTGTCGTCAAGACCAAGTGGGAAAGAAAGTGGGATGTTACTACAGTGATGGATTAAACttgattgtttgtttattaCAAGATGTGGGGTTTCAATTACGCAGCATAACATCAAGTGATaatgagattgaaaacCAATTTGTCAGCTTGTACTACAATGCCATCAACCAAGCGTGTTCATACCgggcaacaacaacatttccCTGTGTGTTGCAGTTATACAACGCTTATGGAAAACTAGTCAAGTGGCTTGCCATTGCTGGGATATGCTTACCTACGTTGTTGTTCGTGATTAGTGTActtgatttgatcttgtATTCATTCTTGGGAATCCTGTCGAGTTTACTATATCGTATACGTTTGGGTACGTTGTCAACCTGTGGTGTTTGCTTAAATATAATCTATGTAATGACATATGTCACATGGAGCCATATTGGCTTGTTGGTGAAGCAATATGAAATAGGTACTGTTgtgtttcaaaaagataatTGGGTTAGTTTGAATATTATTCTTGCTGCTTGTTTTATAGCACTTGCTTGCCAACACGGCTATAGAAAACGATAGTTTAATTCTTATATGTATTAACTTATATCTAATTCCCATATACTTTCTTGAAAGcttgttcaaaatcttcGATGATATCGTCTATAAACTCTGTTCCAATTGAAACTCTAATCAAACCTTTTGACACACCAGATGCTATCTTCTCCTCCTCgtccaattgttgatgggtAGTAAAGTATGGTGCTATAACCAATGTTTTGGAATCACCAACGTTTGCCAAGTTTGAAGCAATTTTCAAGTTATCAACAACCTTTGGAGAAGCTTCTTGGAATGGATCTGAGGAATTCGATTCAATCTCCTTAACTGTGAATGACAAAGCACCACCAAAGAATTTGGCATTGTTATTGAAGTATTTCTTAGCCAATTCGTGAGATTCATGGGATGGCAAACCAACATATGATACTGAATCAACATGTGGGTTCAGTTCTAACCATTGGgccaatttcaatgcaTTCTCACTTTGTCTTTCAACTCTTAAACTCAAGGTTTCCAAACCTTGCAAGAGCAAAAAGGAACCAAATGGATTCAAAGCTGGACCCAAATCACGTAATAATTCAATTCTCAAATGTCCAATGAAAGCAGCTTCTTTCAATGCATCGCTTAAAATCAATCCGTGGTAACCTTCAGAAGGTTTGGAGAATTGTGGGTATTTTTCAGGATACTTTGTCCATGGGAATTTACCAGAGTCAACAACCACACCAGCAATCGTGGTACCGTGTCCACCAATCCATTTGGTAGCTGAatgaacaacaatatctGCCCCATATTTAATAGGATTAACCAAGAATCCACCAGCACCAAAAgtattatcaacaacaactggAATACCATTGTCATGCGCTAATTtaacaatcttttcaaaatctgGAACATTGTATTTTGGGTTTCCGATACTTTCCAAGTAAATAGCCTTGGTCTTGttgtcaatcaatttagcaaaatcatcaacattatcACCATTGACGAATCTGGTctcaattccaaatctcTTGAAAGCaactttgaattgattgtaaGTACCTCCATACAAATATGAAGTGCTAATAATGTTATCACCAGAATGGGCTAAACCAGCAATGGCTAACAATTGGGCAGCTTGACCTGATGATGTGGCCAATGCACCAATACCTCCTTCAAGAGCAGCAAttctttgttcaaaaacatCGTTGGTTGGGTTCATAATTCTAGAGTAAATGTACCCCGGAGTTTCCAATCCAAATAATTGAGCACCATGTTTGGAGTCGTTAAAGACGTACGAACTTGTGGCATAGATTGGTGGGGCTCTAGCATTATATGGTTTGTCAACAGGCTGTCCAGCATGCAACTGAAGTGTATCAAAGTGAGATGGCATTGTGTGGTGAGGGAGCTACGAGGTTAGTCCAGTAAACTTGTACTTCACTTTTCAAAGGAGGGATTTTGAAGTTACTTTATAGTGAATTATCGAACGTGTTATTATATATTGGAAATGGGTTGATTGTATAAACTGtggttcaattgaaaatttcagtGACACAAAGATATTAGATTTGcatattcaaattggtcTCATTGCACGTGACAACGTTTAACCGCCCGATAATAAGCCGAACCACTCAAAACTCAAGAAAATAGTCTACAGTGTATCCAAGTAAGACGAATTGAGTTCGCATGATGATAGAGTTTATTAAAGGTTCGATACAAGATCAATTTAACTAATGATAACAAAGTGTgcaattcaattgatttgtcACATGTTTCTCCCATTTTTTGCACTAATTTATGGTAAAATAATCTCCCTCATTTTCTTGCAAACTTTTTACCGTGTAtgtcaaatcaatttagtTCTAACCTACCAAATCATTTGTTAGCTTCAGTGTCAACGATGGTTGCAAACTGTGTGCAGACCAAACCGTCTTCATTCACTTCTGTGTAATTTAGTTTACGAGTTGTCTTAATTAGGAATTTTTTaggaaatcaaaaatataaacaCAGGTACAGAAAGCATAGAGATCACAATTAAAAACTATGCATTGccaccatcatcacctACTCCAGTTCAGCTGTTATTCATATGAAACAAGTGTATCAGTGTAGTGGCATCACCCAGAGAAAAGAGCGTTGTAAACGAACTGTCAAGGTTGAAAATGGTTTTTGTTCGTATCACGTATCCCAAGCTAGCacattatcaaaacatgATCAACATAGAATACAACGAATAGAAAATTCACATGGTGGACAATTGAACAGTGGAGGTAAACCATACATGGGAATAGATGGGCGATCCGTTTCACGTGAGCCATACATCATACCTGGTCAATTTGATAGCTCTCAGTCAAAACGAGACGCGCCATCATCACAACATATGAGTACTAAAGCGTTTGGCCGGTTTAATCGCGATCCACAATTAGTACATACTAGAGTCAAAAACTATGACACATTTGTAGGCAACGAGCCCACCAATGATAAACCAAGAGGAAAAGGTTATATCTACATCTACACCATGCAAAATTTCCTTAAACCTCCTAAAGATTGGACTTTTAAAGTCAAAAACATCCCCAACACGTCCACACGCAATAAAGATAAATGGACCAAGTTTAAGAGTCGAAGCTCACCTTACATCTTGATCAAGATTGGAATGACTACTCAATTACCAAATGTTCGTATCAAACAATGGGAAAACAAATGCAAACACGAACTTGTTAATTTAGGTCCACAAAATGAACATTTG
The Candida orthopsilosis Co 90-125, chromosome 5 draft sequence genome window above contains:
- a CDS encoding Opt7 oligopeptide transporter; amino-acid sequence: MSKKSDLEITQKVSEVDHSYDQTKNSSSEIDVESSTSKESLLEPDVAELPRIVREIVPLEDDPTIPVLTFRYFILSIIFIVPGAFIDTMNSFRTTSAAYSIFFVQIASHWVGKWLAKVLPDKKVGFGRYKFSLNPGPWSIKETAMITITASSGATGSQGINSLALAEIYYGETVNAAVAIFFMWTIVYVGYSYAALARNFLLYDPQFIWPQALVQTTLFQTQNKSDTDSKQGSKQMRVFFFVLIGVCIWHFFPEYVWPMTSSLAFLCWVAPENYTANFIGSGLGGMGFMNITLDWSNITSSIMLYPYWVQVIQFIAFILSAWILIPSVKWGNLSDFKFGLMSNSLFLSNGTKYPTTELLTPDLQLNVTRYEELGHVHLGAQRAWNMFFDYAAYVSGFTWVVVFGYKSLSTSFKKLVASRKEKGSLSLQYTDRLNKLQSAYKEVPLYWYVILFIASFITLLVILATDSLFMPWWCMIVGLAFGMVIVTPLAWLYALSNFQLAIGTFNELLYGYMIQSKASRHPAGATVYGAIAGDAWYRAQYILQDQKIGHYMHLPPKAVFFSQIFGELIGVPINYAALRWVLSSKKDFLNGTKVDTLHQWTGQQIVSYNTNAIQYVVLGPTRLFKNYQVLPYGFLVGALAPLVIYGLYRLFPKSKLKFNLWNTTVFFSTLSSFYGNISTGPFSQFVGGTITMFYAYRYKHDLWKKYNYLLAAAIDTGYNLAILLIFIIFASGKTITMPNWWGNNEQSVERCFALAKAS
- a CDS encoding Met15 O-acetylhomoserine O-acetylserine sulfhydrylase is translated as MPSHFDTLQLHAGQPVDKPYNARAPPIYATSSYVFNDSKHGAQLFGLETPGYIYSRIMNPTNDVFEQRIAALEGGIGALATSSGQAAQLLAIAGLAHSGDNIISTSYLYGGTYNQFKVAFKRFGIETRFVNGDNVDDFAKLIDNKTKAIYLESIGNPKYNVPDFEKIVKLAHDNGIPVVVDNTFGAGGFLVNPIKYGADIVVHSATKWIGGHGTTIAGVVVDSGKFPWTKYPEKYPQFSKPSEGYHGLILSDALKEAAFIGHLRIELLRDLGPALNPFGSFLLLQGLETLSLRVERQSENALKLAQWLESNPHVDSVSYVGLPSHESHELAKKYFNNNAKFFGGALSFTVKEIESNSSDPFQEASPKVVDNLKIASNLANVGDSKTLVIAPYFTTHQQLDEEEKIASGVSKGLIRVSIGTEFIDDIIEDFEQAFKKVYGN